AATTCTATTGAAGGAAAAGCTTGAAGCACCAACCTGCCAATCTGTAGAACAATTTTTAGAAAGGGCTCAAGATGTAGAAATAAAAAATGGGCCCATTGCAAATGAAAAAAGAAACTTAGATTTTAAAAAAATCATTCAAAGTGAAATCAAGGATCAAAGTCAAAAGGTCTTGTTATTTTTAGATGAGGAATATGACCTAGCCGGGTTCGTACAACTGCTATATAATTTAGAATAGAGGATATAGAAAGGAAGAGATTGCGATGCATAAAGCTTTTACCCCTTATAAAATTAAAGACCTAGAGATAAAGAATCGAATGGTATTGCCGCCTATGGTTGCTTTCACATTTGCGGGAGAGGATAATTTCGTTTCGGAAAAAAATATTGATCATTACGCGTCTATTGCCAAAGGTGGTGCAGGATTAATCATTGTAGAAGCAACCTGTGTCAGCAAGGATGGCAGACTATCGGAAGATCAACTGGGAATCTGGTCCGACGATTTCATCCCTGGGCTCCGGAAGATTACAGAGGCATGTCATCAGCATGATGCTAAGGTGTTTATACAGCTGCACCATGCAGGATTAAGAGCTTCAAAGAAGATTAAAGAAGACACCGTCACATCATGGAACTACGATAATGGAAAGGTTTCAGCGAGAGCGCTGACCAAGGAAGAAATCCATGGCATAGAGAAGGATTTTATCGATGCTGCCATCAGAGCTGAAAAAGCTGGATTCGACGGAATCGAGCTTCATGGGGCTCATTCCTATCTGTTGACACAGTTCTTTTCCAGTAAGGTGAACCAAAGAACCGATGAATACGGTGGCAGTCTTGAAAATGGAATGAGAATGGCTACAGAGATTTTTAAAGGCATCAAAGAAAAGGTACAGGATGACTTTGTCATTGGTATTCGAATGGGTAGCAATGAAAACGATCTACAGACCAGTATAGAGATGGCGAAGAAATTTGAAGCATTGGGCATGGATTATCTTCATATTTCTACAGGTTTTGATAATACGCCAATAGAGACAGAACTGCCAGAAGATTTTCCTTGTAATTGGATTGTATACGGTGCCACTAAGATAAAGGAAGCGGTGAATATTCCTGTAGTTGCAGTAAATTCAATTAAAACTGCTGAACATATTCAATATCTAGTGGATGGTGATCTGGTGGATTTCGTTGCCATAGGGAGAGCCCAGCTTGCAGATTACAATTTCGTCAAGCATTTGCAGGAGGGCAATGGCATTATCAGCTGTTTGGAATGTAATCCTTGCCAATGGTTTACGAATGGAGAGAACTGTCCGAGACATAAAATAATTAATTGACAATAAATAAAAGATACCTTTAAAGCAAAACACGCTGTAAAGGTATCTTTTTATGTTTATAAATCACTCTAACTCTAGGAAAGGTTTCTCTTCTTGGCGATTTCCTTTATATATAAAGAATAAACTGAATACTTGTGTTAAGGCCAGTACTAAAAACAATAAAACAAAAGTAGCCAGCATCAAATTACTTGAAGAAAATCTAGTTTTAAGAGCTAAAAATATAAGTAGTGAAAAAACAGATGTCTTAAAAAAACAAATAAGTTTTAAATAAACTATTTCTTTTCTTTCATGAATCATTCCGCATCACCTGCACTTTCTGTTAAAAATTTATCTATCTGACACAAAGAATTATACAACAGTATCTAGAATGAAGAAAGACATTTTATAATAAGGTTTTGTAATATCTAAGCAAAAAAATTTACTTATTAAAAAAAACACAGAAACATTTTGTATTTCTGTGTTTTTTAATGCTGTTTAATATTTTGAGAATAAAGTATTTTAAAAAATAGAGAAACATAATTCATTAGATATATGAGGATTTATTCCTCTAGTAGTGCTACAGCTCTTATAGGGGACCCTGATCCGTCACGAATTTTAAGCGGCAGTCCAAAATATAAAAATCTTTGATTGACCAACTGATCTAAATTGCATAGATTTTCTGTATTAGTAATATCATATTCTCCGCAGATCAAATGTCCTGAAAAATCTAAGTCCTCTGGATGATCAATTGCAGGGGCGTCGACGCCAATATTGACAACACCTTTCTCTGCCAGCCATTTTGCGCCATCGTAGCTCAGTCCTGTGTAGGTGGTTTGCCATCTGTCCGTTCCAAAGCTCCGCTCATAGTGACCCGTATAAAGAAGGATAATATCTCCCCGTTGAAGCTCTTGCTTAGATTTTGCTACTGCTGCCTCTAGGTCCTTGGGCTCTATTCTTCTTGTCGGAGGAATATGGGATACATCGATACAGATTGCACTACCCCAGAAATAGTTTAAGGGCATTTTATCTATGGTTGCGCCGGAAGGCTTGTACTCCCATACGGCATCACAATGGGTTCCGCCGTGCTCGCTGATGAGCAGATTTCTAGCAGAAAAGCCCAGCTTTTTACTGCCCGTTGCTACCATGTTCTCTTCGTGGGTCATATTCGTCATGATAAATGTCGGTTGATGCATTGGAAAAACTGACATTCCTTGAAAAATTTCCTGTGATAAATCGATTAAACGCAACGCCATGGTTATTTCTCCTTTCTAATTCCGTGATCTCGTACAAGGGTGTTACATAAATTATATTTGTAGTTAATTAAAAATAGAATCGTAGAATATATACAAAAATTGAGTGATTTAATTTTCTAATTTATCAAACTATTTGTAGAGTTTATCCGAAGGAGAATGAAAAAAATTCTTGAAATAAAATGATTGAAGTTAGAAAATTTAGAATTAATTTAAAGTTCTTGCTGATAAATAACTATTATAATTAAGCTTTTTTAGAATATTCATATGGTATATGAAAGGTTCTCTCTATGAGGACTTTCCTATAAATATAAGCCACGAGATAGAACTCAAAATGGAACCAAAGGGGGCATTCAAATGTCGGATGAGAAAAAATATGTTTTGGCAGTACCAAATTTCAGTGATGGAAGAAGAATGGAGGTAATCGAAGCAATCGTTAAAGAACTTCAAAATGTGGAAGGTGTAAAACTTGTAAGCTATGAGCCAGAGCACGATTTTAACAGAACAGTGGTGACTGTAATCGGAGAACCAGAGCCTCTGAAGGAAGCGCTACTGAACATGGCAGGAAAAAGCTATGAGCTGATCAATATGGAGGAGCAGAAGGGAACCCATCCTAGAATCGGGGCACAGGATACCATTCCATTATTTCCTTTTAAAAACATAACCATAGAAGAATGTAAAGAAATGGCGGAAGCCATCGGGAAAGAGGTCTATGAGCGATACCATGTACCGGTATATTTTTCCGGTCTCAATGCACGATGTGAAGAAAGAAAAGCACTATCCTTTATTAGAAAAGGTCAGTACGAAGGATTGAAGGAAGTGGCTCATTTAGACGAAAGAAAACCAGATATTGGACCTGCGGCATTGCATCCAACGGCAGGGGCTACCATTGTTAGTGCAGACTACGAAGGATTAACAGCATACAATGTTTTCTTAGCGACGGAGGACCTTGAGATTGCAAAGCAGATTGCCAAGGGGGTCAGAGGACCTAGTGGTGGCTTTTCTACAGTAAGAGCAGTGGGGATTAAGTTTCCAGAGAGAACTGGTGTCGTAGTTTCCATGAATATGTTTGACTGTGCAAATACGCCTTTATATAGAGCATTTAATTTTGTGAAAAATGAGGCCGCTCGATACGGGGTGGCTGTTACTGGCTCTGAATTAGTTGGCCCTGTGAAGCTGGATTACCTGCTGAACTCGCTGGAATATTATCTGGGTTTAGAAAACTTCAGAAAAGATCAAATACTGGAAAATCATTTAATCCAATAGAAAAAATAAAAGGGGGCTGTACAATGAAATACGATGTAATTATTAAAAATGCTAGAATACCTCAAGGTGATGACACAATGCTTACAAATATTTTGGTGAAGGACGAAAAAATTGCAGGATTTCTTCAAGATTTAGAAGGCATAGAGTACGGTAGGGAAATCGATGCAGAAGGAAATTTAACCATTCCAGGCTGCTTTGATTCTCATACCCACTTCATGGATCCAGGTTTTACCCATAGAGAAAACTTTTTAACAGGAACATCCTCCGCAGCGGCTGGCGGTATTACCA
Above is a genomic segment from Alkaliphilus oremlandii OhILAs containing:
- a CDS encoding NADH:flavin oxidoreductase; the encoded protein is MHKAFTPYKIKDLEIKNRMVLPPMVAFTFAGEDNFVSEKNIDHYASIAKGGAGLIIVEATCVSKDGRLSEDQLGIWSDDFIPGLRKITEACHQHDAKVFIQLHHAGLRASKKIKEDTVTSWNYDNGKVSARALTKEEIHGIEKDFIDAAIRAEKAGFDGIELHGAHSYLLTQFFSSKVNQRTDEYGGSLENGMRMATEIFKGIKEKVQDDFVIGIRMGSNENDLQTSIEMAKKFEALGMDYLHISTGFDNTPIETELPEDFPCNWIVYGATKIKEAVNIPVVAVNSIKTAEHIQYLVDGDLVDFVAIGRAQLADYNFVKHLQEGNGIISCLECNPCQWFTNGENCPRHKIIN
- the ftcD gene encoding glutamate formimidoyltransferase, which produces MSDEKKYVLAVPNFSDGRRMEVIEAIVKELQNVEGVKLVSYEPEHDFNRTVVTVIGEPEPLKEALLNMAGKSYELINMEEQKGTHPRIGAQDTIPLFPFKNITIEECKEMAEAIGKEVYERYHVPVYFSGLNARCEERKALSFIRKGQYEGLKEVAHLDERKPDIGPAALHPTAGATIVSADYEGLTAYNVFLATEDLEIAKQIAKGVRGPSGGFSTVRAVGIKFPERTGVVVSMNMFDCANTPLYRAFNFVKNEAARYGVAVTGSELVGPVKLDYLLNSLEYYLGLENFRKDQILENHLIQ
- a CDS encoding cyclase family protein, whose product is MALRLIDLSQEIFQGMSVFPMHQPTFIMTNMTHEENMVATGSKKLGFSARNLLISEHGGTHCDAVWEYKPSGATIDKMPLNYFWGSAICIDVSHIPPTRRIEPKDLEAAVAKSKQELQRGDIILLYTGHYERSFGTDRWQTTYTGLSYDGAKWLAEKGVVNIGVDAPAIDHPEDLDFSGHLICGEYDITNTENLCNLDQLVNQRFLYFGLPLKIRDGSGSPIRAVALLEE